In the Nicotiana tabacum cultivar K326 chromosome 16, ASM71507v2, whole genome shotgun sequence genome, one interval contains:
- the LOC107792786 gene encoding uncharacterized protein LOC107792786 isoform X2, with amino-acid sequence MGQKSGANDKGTEEDGMSVHSPSKPSSSALRKVDLEIRLLEALETYPLSKLSGMHRHFVLYSLTEYLQRSFNRQFTPDDVLQLLDRFYNLEMMKPDDEDAEILNQEEDFCLPQSYFLKEES; translated from the exons ATGGGGCAAAAGAGTGGCGCTAATGATAAAGGTACAGAAGAAGATGGCATGTCCGTACATTCCCCTTCTAAACCTTCTTCGTCCGCTCTTCGTAAG GTGGATTTGGAGATAAGGTTGTTGGAGGCTCTTGAAACCTATCCTCTCTCCAAATTAAGTg GCATGCATCGTCACTTTGTCCTTTACAGCCTAACAGAATATCTCCAGAGAAG CTTCAACCGGCAATTTACTCCTGATGACGTGTTGCAGCTGCTGGATCGATTCTATAACTTGGAAATGATG AAACCAGATGATGAGGATGCAGAAATCCTGAATCAAGAGGAAGATTTCTGCTTGCCACAAAGTTATTTCTTGAAGGAAGAATCTTGA
- the LOC107792786 gene encoding uncharacterized protein LOC107792786 isoform X1, which produces MGQKSGANDKGTEEDGMSVHSPSKPSSSALRKGLLQVDLEIRLLEALETYPLSKLSGMHRHFVLYSLTEYLQRSFNRQFTPDDVLQLLDRFYNLEMMKPDDEDAEILNQEEDFCLPQSYFLKEES; this is translated from the exons ATGGGGCAAAAGAGTGGCGCTAATGATAAAGGTACAGAAGAAGATGGCATGTCCGTACATTCCCCTTCTAAACCTTCTTCGTCCGCTCTTCGTAAG GGGCTATTGCAGGTGGATTTGGAGATAAGGTTGTTGGAGGCTCTTGAAACCTATCCTCTCTCCAAATTAAGTg GCATGCATCGTCACTTTGTCCTTTACAGCCTAACAGAATATCTCCAGAGAAG CTTCAACCGGCAATTTACTCCTGATGACGTGTTGCAGCTGCTGGATCGATTCTATAACTTGGAAATGATG AAACCAGATGATGAGGATGCAGAAATCCTGAATCAAGAGGAAGATTTCTGCTTGCCACAAAGTTATTTCTTGAAGGAAGAATCTTGA